One Vespula pensylvanica isolate Volc-1 chromosome 3, ASM1446617v1, whole genome shotgun sequence DNA window includes the following coding sequences:
- the LOC122628134 gene encoding transcription factor SPT20 homolog isoform X1, with protein sequence MPRKENTKAKTWERDRRKRMNTYFKTLADLLPPHQEGRKRNKVDILIHASKYIKDLHVRTEELFFAHASEAHKEELARLKKLVTLLFSRTQLLSTLLQEAGISVPAEPALERISPLKWSNKINVEDVEKYFTKEKASEKKKEKSADSKVPLNKKSPSQTSSKKVLDESNISKNSSIENQENRLNCVNNKDNESNNLGNDSQIECRENNVQIEKGEISKSFGNNRQTIKNAIRKIENRKKVKKKSKIKDAKKPSSICINNSVTNLTPNTLILSGGKLVPLVTPMTSLTSNIIVNTQPQSVNPIILSNAQQSQMIVMQPLTNHVQNSVVSIRKQGVINTMQKVTLNTMSNIRSNLVVDSQNWASNVKNIINSTRIGGHKGILPKGKEVTKTTMTYKVPIPAIHKEKVDKFKESSNRKESEGKSKINKNNVKNIKNTSLTEEATTEKIVKEKSTQCFSDNMSTEKVPYKRCLSIENISSDEPEDKKRKGDDIDITTVSSSSITNFTATCKSIESLKHVIEKIGENSNEIQEKNHTSVTKHGEIITESNITNSNSLSPNNTAIENIPDPSEPIVNMNSNYSHNEEKPVQNKIISPQGSPSNTSSELSGANDAMMSTSPTTGYDIPVDNEVEKIVNTKESSNAKSTLPEVAETVQSAVESERIKEVCNLGTQFDSLLRVNAKGPEMLEGTVNLESNKIILNLDTNTTTAMKPEASTAIIQTSAITTSSSLNSVNIQNDDIKLVRSSKEDISKCLPYNADNSFIPINSRTEALHSDLSNDIFASLQVPSNSHNTESISPTAAFLMAFPLVSSLNGKTEVLDEEMKEDFKYHSQTPPMLLQIGSMEPNSFKVRVSTSPMFETVTEKCLKPTCENKKDIVTSTSVNIHSEIMLPIVCTSTTRVVPKIVSEETLKEPYKMIQSTLPSVLEKSADLTNTFSHASSTYSNVNSSPVTSNTTCTNKDCQKQTTTVFQNNTESIATENAVSQAHITATSIINKSIDRNPAIRTSDYNNVQYSDTQSFLPNYPTIANSNQRTLQQNTSTFMDTSTAEDSGNIGSSRNIMSDISQMSLASCLNNITTTTTSSSTSLGSLQTDYTPQIKDKDSQERQHAAYVAQNKESLIDTALVPNHRLDYAEVHESLPTPSQNLQQNYPAHTKDPSTPILSSQGMQPVYNTHTKESNCIDVSHNSQQTFDIHQKDHMDQHSHTEYCKDQTKNLPCKNSISYSSGNENERSSHNQSYTKLNKDSNNENNNNIEQGTKLNTVLGSKQQEHSDERRDTNYVSTKKVDIDPFGQTFSYGVKSTISTQPDQTDVNPNVVTMFQEKHNTSNYTPFSNKDIKKVNTNTTNTITSKSLIQDTPTLLYTQQQMPSFVATSNYEQSTITDNHTKSMTTVAHNSSNFSILSWTTFSPVGGCGNNNPQFEQGSHPNDNTDGKTICENYNYVPLHKENSGFSDVLTTDTYSTHPNVSGIDKLRMKTDVDTQKPFVDAAKNRNVQSTASSSTTKQNRLQNQTQTSNNNDYKFSTENKSKSKYEINSDYIQTEYSNISEQTQQASQQHGQKNHQSLSAKQDKSTYPISSYDSHINFDVPEISTQLKYSIETYVGANFKYVDKIQQHGQHRYQLLNQTQVPSLQQGSTTYNSDVNKHRQQQQSSNKLKNNQQQHTIRAPVNWMMTPEFKHNTSITDIIFPPIGKELEFCQNNLFTQTPSYNQSTPNQFYNNYDVAAHSFSNLSMLQSEQKRPTEAFYSEEQPFPWSPTKNAVHNVEQNLGQQSIKAIDQHAVSSTLSTLVSDLDLGTNVSEKQNFLLGQVPPRILIEQNKELIRDKEENVLGRDFHTVLSTQSVPHSAQGSSFLSVSQLVEQEKAEKTQQQHYHLHHHHPHQHQHPHHHQQQQQQQQQQQQQQQQQQQQQQQTNRKHQRKNNVSPRGNNKRQIDIRKQTPTNEQLHQRHEEQKTSSLTFTEQAYQHQQKYQQNNAYWRSRNCKSNYTAEALISSNSNINDANHQDKHTSIKLVSSHSQNKFQSSLPTTDAVMPLNYFSNTDDNTGYGQMVNQNFNSYTYSSNANIYPTSTFITSIPNTSSSYMMPLHENTDYMEVNAFLLPNTAITTAASTSTTSTINVSTSATPQKHQNYGKHQNCDKRSYASTAKKGKRKGLEGTIQNIEFPLANMNSPLEDYHQSNSFLPPLPHANSLYQNHPQTNMYTKAVNSLPPPPPPVAGNQNVPTITPAGFSVNPNIPRVRVVTSNSVTMSHHPSGTSLTNFNLSTIFPEMNDKITGYKPTSGIPPGPTQLSNHGSVSYAQRINYTNSLCHLPQVSETMQFSNDVTSVTSRSASTGPAPPPPPPPPLPPSGVIHYKNV encoded by the exons atgcctcgaaaagaaaacac cAAAGCTAAAACATGGGAGCGAGACAGACGAAAACGAATGAATACATACTTCAAGACCTTAGCAGATCTCTTACCTCCACATCAAGAAGGTCGCAAGCGCAACAAAGTTGATATATTGATTCACGCATCCAAATATATCAAAGATCTTCATGTTCGTACAGAAGAATTATTCTTTGCTCATGCATCGGAAGCTCACA aagAAGAACTAGCACGTTTGAAAAAACTTGTAACGCTACTATTTTCACGAACACAATTACTTTCAACTTTGCTTCAAGAAGCTGGAATATCTGTACCTGCAGAACCAGCTTTAGAAAGGATATCTCCATTGAAATGGTCGAACAAGATTAATGTAGAagatgtagaaaaatattttacaaaag aaaaagcttctgagaaaaagaaagaaaaatctgcaGACAGTAAAGTgcctttaaataaaaaatctccATCCCAAACATCTTCAAAAAAAGTTTTGGATGAatctaatatttctaaaaattcaTCTATTGAAAATCAGGAAAATCGTTTGAATTGTgtgaataataaagataatgaatCAAATAATTTAGGCAATGATTCACAAATTGAATGCAGAGAGAATAATGTTCAAATTGAAAAag GTGAAATTTCCAAAAGTTTTGGAAACAACAGACAGACTATAAAAAATG CTAtacgaaaaatagaaaaccggaaaaaagttaaaaagaaatccaaaATAAAAGATGCTAAGAAGCCTTCAtccatatgtataaataattctgtAACAAATTTAACACCAAACACTTTAATTTTATCAGGTGGAAAATTGGTACCTTTAGTAACACCTATGACTTCTTTAACATCCAATATAATAGTCAATACACAACCACAATCAGTAAATCCAATAATTCTTAGTAATGCTCAGCAAAGTCAAATGATTGTCATGCAGCCTTTAACAAATCATGTACAAAATTCTGTGGTTTCTATTCGAAAGCAGGGTGTAATAAATACCATGCAGAAGGTTACTTTAAATACAATGTCGAACATTAGATCAAATTTGGTTGTAGATTCGCAAAATTGGGCGTCTAATGtaaaaaacataattaattcTACACGAATAGGTGGTCATAAAGGTATTTTaccaaaaggaaaagaagttaCTAAAACAACTATGACTTACAAAGTTCCTATTCCAGCaattcataaagaaaaagtagataaatttaaagaaagcTCTAACCGAAAAGAATCTGAAGGaaaatctaaaattaataaaaataatgtcaaaaatattaaaaatacgtcGCTTACAGAAGAAGCAACAACAGAAAAAATTGTCAAAGAGAAGAGCACTCAGTGTTTTAGCGATAATATGTCTACTGAGAAAGTACCATATAAACGATGTTTAAgcattgaaaatatatcttctGATGAACCTGaagataaaaaacgaaaaggagatGATATAGATATTACAACGGTATCTAGTTCGAGTATTACGAATTTTACAGCAACATGCAAATCTATTGAAAGCTTGAAGCATGTCATAGAAAAAATTGgagaaaattcaaatgaaatccaagaaaaaaatcatacgtCTGTAACGAAACATGGTGAAATTATTACAGaatcaaatattacaaattcaaATTCATTATCACCTAATAACACAgccattgaaaatattcctGATCCTTCTGAACCAATAGTTAATATGAATTCGAATTATTCacataatgaagaaaaacctgtacaaaataaaattatatcgccACAAGGTTCTCCAAGCAATACTTCTTCTGAATTAAGTGGAGCAAATGATGCAATGATGTCAACTTCACCTACAACTGGATATGATATCCCTGTAGACaacgaagtagaaaaaatCGTCAATACTAAAGAATCTTCAAATGCAAAATCCACCTTACCTGAAGTTGCTGAAACAGTACAAAGTGCAGTAGAatcagaaagaataaaagaagtatGTAATTTAGGTACACAATTCGATAGTCTTTTACGTGTAAATGCCAAAGGCCCTGAAATGTTAGAAGGAACAGTAAATTTAGAAAGTAacaagattattttaaatttggaTACAAATACAACCACAGCAATGAAACCTGAAGCAAGTACAGCCATTATTCAAACATCAGCAATAACAACATCAAGTTCATTAAATTCTGTAAATATACAGAatgatgatataaaattagttAGATCatcaaaagaagatatatcCAAATGTTTACCATACAATGCAGATAATAGTTTCATTCCAATTAATAGCAGAACAGAAGCACTTCATTCTGATTTATCAAATGATATATTTGCTTCTCTACAAGTACCTTCTAATTCACATAATACTGAGTCAATATCACCTACAGCAGCTTTCTTAATGGCATTTCCATTAGTGTCATCTTTAAATGGAAAAACTGAAGTTCTTgatgaagaaatgaaagaagactTTAAATATCATAGTCAAACACCACCTATGCTTTTACAAATTGGTAGTATGGAACCAAATAGCTTCAAAGTTAGAGTATCAACATCTCCAATGTTTGAAACGGTAACTGAGAAATGTTTAAAACCGACATGCGAGAACAAGAAAGATATTGTTACGTCTACAAGCGTGAATATTCATTCGGAAATTATGCTTCCCATTGTCTGTACATCGACAACAAGAGTTGTACCAAAGATCGTAAGTGAGGAAACACTTAAAGAACCATACAAAATGATACAATCTACATTACCATCGGTTTTAGAAAAATCGGCTGATTTaacaaatactttttctcATGCATCTTCTACATATTCTAATGTAAATTCATCACCAGTTACATCAAATACTACTTGTACAAATAAAGATTGTCAGAAGCAGACAACTACGGTATTTCAGAATAACACAGAATCTATTGCAACTGAAAATGCAGTATCTCAGGCACATATCACTGCCacttcgataataaataaaagtattgacAGAAATCCTGCTATACGAACTTcagattataataatgttcAGTACTCTGACACACAAAGTTTTTTGCCAAATTATCCAACTATAGCAAATAGCAACCAAAGAACATTGCAACAAAATACGTCTACTTTTATGGATACATCTACAGCAGAAGATTCAGGTAACATCGGATCATCCCGAAATATCATGAGTGATATATCGCAGATGTCACTTGCCTCTTGCCTCAACAATATTACAACCACAACTACTTCATCATCTACAAGTTTGGGGTCTTTACAAACTGATTATACACcacaaataaaagataaagattcgCAAGAACGTCAGCATGCAGCTTATGTAGCTCAGAATAAAGAATCTCTCATTGATACTGCATTGGTACCTAATCATCGTCTTGATTATGCTGAAGTTCACGAGTCACTTCCTACACCATCTCAAAATTTGCAACAGAATTATCCAGCACATACAAAGGATCCATCAACTccaattctttcttctcagGGAATGCAACCTGTCtataatacacatacaaaaGAATCAAATTGCATTGATGTATCACATAATTCACAACAGACATTTGATATTCATCAGAAAGATCATATGGATCAACATTCTCATACTGAATACTGTAAGGATCAGACCAAAAATTTACCATGCAAAAATTCTATATCATATTCTTCAGGAAATGAAAATGAGCGTTCATCTCATAATCAAAGTtatacgaaattaaataaagattcCAATAATGAGAACAATAACAACATAGAACAAGgtacaaaattaaatactgTCTTAGGATCGAAACAGCAAGAACATTCCGATGAAAGACGCGATACGAATTATGTATCTACGAAAAAAGTCGATATTGATCCATTCGGACAAACATTTTCATATGGAGTAAAATCAACAATAAGTACACAACCAGATCAAACTGATGTAAATCCAAATGTTGTTACAATGTTTCAAGAAAAACATAACACTTCAAATTATACTCCTTTTTCTAATAAAGACATTAAAAAAGTGAATACTAATACAACCAATACTATAACAAGTAAATCTCTTATTCAAGATACACCTACATTGCTTTATACTCAACAACAAATGCCTTCCTTTGTGGCAACATCGAATTATGAACAGAGTACTATTACAGATAATCATACAAAATCAATGACAACAGTTGCTCATAATTCATCCAATTTCAGTATCCTTTCATGGACAACATTTTCACCAGTTGGTGGATGTGGTAATAATAATCCACAATTTGAACAGGGATCCCATCCAAATGATAATACAGATGGAAAAACGATTTGTGAAAATTATAACTATGTCCCTTTGCACAAAGAAAATTCAGGCTTTTCTGATGTTCTAACAACCGATACTTATTCAACTCATCCAAATGTGAGTGGCATTGATAAATTAAGAATGAAAACAGATGTAGACACACAAAAACCCTTTGTAGATGCtgcaaaaaatagaaacgtacAATCTACTgcatcatcatcaacaacaaaacaaaatcGTTTGCAAAATCAGACTCAAAcatcaaataataatgattacaaATTTAGTACtgagaataaaagtaaatcaaaatatgaaataaattcagaTTATATACAAACAGAATATTCCAATATAAGTGAACAAACACAACAAGCATCACAACAACATGGACAAAAAAATCATCAAAGCTTATCTGCTAAACAGGATAAATCAACATATCCAATATCAAGCTATGACTcacatattaattttgatgTACCAGAAATTAGTACACAATTGAAGTATTCCATTGAAACTTATGTTGGAGctaattttaaatatgttgATAAAATACAACAACATGGTCAGCATAGATATCAACTTTTAAATCAAACTCAAGTTCCTTCCCTACAACAGGGAAGTACTACTTACAATAGCGATGTGAATAAACACAGACAGCAGCAACAAAGTAgcaacaaattaaaaaataatcaacaaCAACATACGATTAGAGCTCCAGTAAATTGGATGATGACACCAGAATTTAAACATAACACAAGTATcacagatattatttttccacCAATTGGTAAAGAATTGGAATTTTGTCAAAATAATCTCTTTACCCAAACGCCATCTTATAATCAAAGTACTCCAAatcaattttacaataattatgaTGTTGCAGCACATAGTTTTTCCAATTTGTCAATGTTACAAAGTGAGCAAAAAAGACCCACTGAGGCATTTTATTCAGAGGAGCAACCTTTTCCCTGGTCACCAACAAAAAATGCTGTTCATAATGTAGAACAGAATCTTGGACAACAGAGTATAAAAGCTATAGATCAACATGCTGTTTCTTCTACATTATCAACATTAGTAAGTGATTTGGACTTAGGAACAAACGTATCGGAAAAACAAAACTTTTTACTTGGACAAGTACCACCAAGAATATTGATAGAACAGAATAAAGAATTGattagagataaagaagaaaatgttcttGGACGAGATTTTCACACAGTTTTGAGTACACAAAGTGTTCCACATTCGGCACAAGGATCGTCTTTTTTATCAGTAAGTCAGTTAGTAGAACAAGAAAAGGCAGAAAaaacacaacaacaacattaCCATTTACACCATCATCATCCACATCAACATCAAcatcctcatcatcatcaacaacaacaacagcagcagcaacagcaacaacaacaacagcaacaacaacagcaacaacagcaacaaacaaatagaaagcatcaaagaaaaaataatgtaagtCCTAGAGGTAATAACAAACGACAAATAGATATTCGAAAACAAACTCCAACAAATGAGCAACTTCATCAAAGAcacgaagaacaaaaaacatCGAGTCTTACGTTCACAGAGCAAGCTTATCAACATCAACaaaaatatcaacaaaatAATGCTTATTGGAGAAGTAGAAATTGTAAAAGCAACTATACAGCAGAAGCGTTAATTAGTTCAAATTCTAATATCAATGATGCTAATCATCAAGATAAGCACACATCCATAAAGCTTGTTTCTAGTCATTCACAAAATAAATTCCAAAGTAGCCTACCAACCACTGATGCAGTGATGccacttaattatttttcaaatacagATGACAATACAGGATATGGGCAAATGGTTAATCagaattttaattcttatacATATTCATCAAATGCTAATATCTATCCCACTTCAACTTTTATAACTAGCATACCAAATACATCTAGCAGTTATATGATGCCATTGCACGAAAATACGGATTATATGGAGGTAAATGCTTTTCTGCTACCAAATACAGCAATAACAACAGCAGCATCTACTTCTACCACTTCAACAATTAATGTATCTACAAGTGCAACTCCACAAAAACATCAAAATTATGGAAAACATCAAAACTGTGATAAACGCTCCTATGCATCAACTgcaaaaaagggaaaaagaaaaggtttaGAGGGGACAATACAAAATATTGAATTCCCTCTTGCTAATATGAATTCACCTCTAGAAGATTATCATCAgtcaaattcatttttaccACCTTTGCCACATGCAAATTCTCTTTATCAAAATCATCCACAAACAAACATGTATACAAAGGCTG